In Chloroflexota bacterium, one genomic interval encodes:
- a CDS encoding transposase, which produces HCVQLFYNLSDPGMEDMLYEVEPVRRFVGLRLSAALPDETTILHFRHMLEKHRLGERLLAEINTHLAGRGLRLRQGTRPSLRRRRPPRTAPGSGTQRCGR; this is translated from the coding sequence CACTGTGTGCAGTTGTTCTACAATCTGAGCGATCCTGGGATGGAGGACATGCTGTACGAGGTGGAACCGGTGCGGCGGTTCGTGGGGCTGCGGCTGTCGGCAGCGCTGCCGGACGAGACGACGATCCTGCACTTTCGGCATATGCTGGAGAAACACCGGTTGGGCGAGAGGTTGTTGGCGGAGATCAACACGCATTTGGCAGGTCGGGGCTTGCGGCTGCGGCAGGGGACGCGACCATCATTGCGGCGCCGACGTCCACCAAGAACCGCGCCGGGCAGCGGGACCCAGAGATGCGGCAGGTGA
- a CDS encoding transposase, producing MAAPTSTKNRAGQRDPEMRQVKKGNQYYFGMKLHIGADAQTGLVHSFSEQGSTPRRRTCTT from the coding sequence ATTGCGGCGCCGACGTCCACCAAGAACCGCGCCGGGCAGCGGGACCCAGAGATGCGGCAGGTGAAGAAGGGGAACCAGTATTACTTTGGGATGAAGCTGCACATTGGCGCCGATGCACAGACGGGGCTCGTGCACAGCTTCAGCGAACAGGGTTCGACACCACGTCGGCGAACGTGCACGACGTGA
- a CDS encoding transposase, producing MTQAGALLHGAEQQVWGDAGYVGVQKRPEHQGRAVEWRVALKPGQRRKLKSESAAAQVERRKASVRAKVEHPFLWVKRRFGYATVRYRGLHKNTQRLALLLGLTNVMTAARQLAT from the coding sequence GTGACGCAAGCGGGAGCGTTGCTGCACGGCGCAGAGCAGCAGGTGTGGGGAGACGCCGGGTACGTGGGGGTACAGAAGCGGCCAGAGCATCAGGGGCGCGCCGTAGAGTGGCGCGTGGCGCTCAAGCCCGGACAGCGGCGGAAACTAAAGTCTGAGAGCGCAGCGGCGCAGGTGGAGCGGCGCAAAGCCTCGGTCAGAGCCAAGGTAGAACATCCGTTCCTGTGGGTGAAGCGGCGCTTTGGCTACGCCACGGTGCGCTATCGGGGCTTGCACAAGAACACGCAACGGCTGGCGTTGCTGCTGGGGCTGACCAATGTGATGACGGCCGCACGCCAGTTGGCAACATGA